Below is a genomic region from Eupeodes corollae chromosome 1, idEupCoro1.1, whole genome shotgun sequence.
ATTAAACTAATTGAAAAGCGGTCATTGAAATAGTTGTTTTCGCCAAGGTTGTACTGCAGCAGCTTATACATATTTCGGGATTCACTCCTATGGGCCAATTCTTCAAATTCAGCAAACAttgaaacttcaattttttccaacagtGTAGGGAAGCTGTCTTTCCAAGATTCTAGGTTGTTTTCTAATAAGTGGACCTCATGCTGGGTGCCGAGTCTTGTCCATTCTTCAAAGAATTGCGACTTTTGGGATAGAAGATGTCTTACTATCTTGTTTGGCAGTCGATGATTTGGGAGCgctattattttggagatatagTACAGATGCATCTTGAGGGTGAAGACGTAGAGCGGTGCGACACCGGTCTCTAAGTGCAGCATATATGTCGGGGTATTTTCCGGGAGCcagaatatcttttttataaaatacctcaaaagtttttcaacttccTCATGCTGATTTATTCCCCATACTTGCCCCGCATAACACATAACTGATCGCATGACCGCTTCAAAAAGCTTGTACTTAGCACTCGGAGCAATGTGTTTTTTCCCAAATACTCCGTAAGTAATGGCCcatgataccacatgaatcttgaggattTCTCCTTAGCTCAATGAAAAttgcttgagtcccttacgaaatgtgagaggctgattatgctaatatgatttagatctttTAAATCgttaagaagaattctcctaggtagttTTTGCGTTTTTGAGATAGCGCAGGGCATGTAcaaagaaggtgaagaactgtttcctcttcttcctcgcccatacagtttctgcaaaagtcatttgagaatatgccTAGCCGTGTGGCTTGCTTTACTATTCCTAGTAGACAGTGTcgggttatgacacctattatcgagcttatatgcgatctgcttagccttcttcatagcgtcttgccaAACGTGGGGTGTACTgccgagttcatctgccttacagttacctggaatgtctctatggctcgGCACAcggcaaaggtgaatattaatcTGTTGTGCCATTTCCATAAGAGATCATCGACAGTTATGGCTGAATGACAAACACGCTTTGGCTTCATCttcgttacggtgggcctgcttcgaggttgctttgattGACATTTCTATTTTTCATCAATCCAAAGAGCAAATACTGGCTGTCAGACAAATCAAATGTCCATATAAttaaactagagcttccgtttggagtcacattacgttcttttccttacgattttcaaacgaaacgtgaggtcgaagctccattgtgataacatgcattgaattcctatggctgaactcttGAACGTCAGGTGAAACCGaatctgaagcgtgtttgtgattcagccattaaagactgttatagagtttgtagagacagagtccagagatttgtaAGCGGATATCAAATGTtgatagtaaataaataaactaggtGGTGCAATAGTCCGTAGAGGAACtttaaaccattcctgtgtacgagtaattGCATTGATGGAGGTCACCtatagtttatatgccgattccgaaccGCTAATtcaagaaagcactttttcatgacaagaattattcttggagaatttttcaacttCTCGCAAGAGggagtacccgtgaataaagctttaggtggcacaggcagcgaTTGAACGCAAGACCTCTGGtagacaatccaacgcactttccataatgccacgggtactacaaaatgTTGATAGTaagagagatttttcttgaccaactttttaataaagttgctttaatcaacttttaaaacttGCCTTACCATCAAATGTCTGAATCGGCCCAATAACTTCCTCTTAAAAGTGCAAAAGAGATTGATTGTTGCATTGATCGTAGTTCGATCATCTCCCTCTTGTTAGGATATTAAACCGCGTCTAGCATTTGTCGtatagaaaaagttcaaaacagATTCACAAAGTTTGCCTTACGAAAAATGTATGGTTATTCAAATGTTCCATCTTATGAGATTTTTAATTGATCGAAAACCTCTTGCTGtgagaagaaaattaaactcaatactttttgcttttgatgtcttgaattttaatattgactgtCCTAATTTGGAATAGAtaagtaaattatgtattttatttgtatgttatgTATAATTATTAGTGTATATAGAGTGTATAACTTTGCTATTGGCTAATTAGTTTCCTATtattcttcttaattttaaataattagatTCTTCCAAAtagttatatgtatgtatatatatttataagttaataaaatgtaaGGTATAGTGTGAAATCAAATCCTAATGTTATGTGGAATCCCTCACGGAAGCCATTTGGGACCACTATTTTACCTTTTCTTTATTAATGAATTTTCTGATATACATATTCAGGAATTAGTAATGTGTTCTGTTGATCTACAAAATTATCGGATATGAAAAATACAAGTTGCGTAGGAGATGTCTTTTTTAGAGCCTTATTAATGACATAATGTGTGAAATATAACATCGTTTAAATAGCCACTAAGCTGGATGGCACGCATTTGAAAGGTCCAGTTTTTGATTATGTACTTTGGTGCTTAAATCTGGCTGAATTTGACAGATGACATCGATtatattggctgcgttcaatgtCAGACAGATGGataaggaatccaaaggtatccaagagtTTCTGGGGTATGAAgttatctgacagaacagctggcTTAATTCcaagaaacttcaaaattgatttcagctttttgtattttttggtaaacaaaaatatacaaaatgttagttgaagttgtatttaaggatgttctgtacataatagatgAAGAGATGAAGAAGCTAATTGCCtctgaattttagaaggtaattatgatctattttgaCTTCGaggcttaaatgtttctctgctttttgtgaacagctgaaagttgtttttatttcttgacagctatccaactcgttcaacaaattatctaaaaatccacctattcAAGATACCCtgtccaacacgagattgaacgcagccattgtctTTGAAGGCAGCGGTGGTAGAATAGCTTGTGTGCCTTGAGCTATGTGGCACGTAGTGGCATCCTGTTAAAACCTTATTTCTTCGGTATTCATATCATCTAATGCAGGCTAAAAGAAGTTCATGATCATCGACTTATAGCGATCGCCGTTGATGGTTATGGCCTAGACAgcatcattttcgaagaagcACAGACCGATGACGCCTCCAgctcaaaatccacaccaaagaTGAAACAATAGATTTGTTTGGTTGTATTGGAACCACGTGAATCTCGCGTTGATGGGCTCCGCCGGCCGCCGTCCCATGTCCCATTGCGAAAGATGACTTTCCGACTGAAATTGGGATGAATTGCCTCAAATTGCAAATTgcgaaaaaatgaataattcaaagaaaatatttcgacAGAAAATAACACATAAATAGCCgccaagaaatgtcaaaatcaccCCGTCTCTAATGGGAAAACCCTTTCAATTATCTTATAGGTGCAACATACCATGTctccaattttcaatatttcaactattcaatgaataattttgaattaaaacggGTGATtcagaaataattattttagaaacaaaactttaattctTAACACTATTAATTCTTCAGCTCATGGTGAATCAACAAACAAATTCATCAGATTTTGTTCCTCTTACAAgttcaaaaaattcatatacAAACCGatcttaaaagttaaattatggtaatttttcttcttttctcaacgaaaatggaaattttgtttttaatttttggggttcacaaaattgaatgattttttaatgttaatttctTTGGAGCTGATAATTAATGCTTTAGTTAACATACGaatgtttatttgaatgaattgaattaattttgataaaaattatgaatagtcaaaataacttcaaaagcCTGGACACGAAACGGACGATCTGGGTAAACCTAGTAAACCAAATAGATGCATCTCTATTGGACATCTAGTTATCTGTTAAATAAGtcattgtttgttaaaattatagCAACACGTTAATTACAGTGGATGTCGTTGAAGTGGTCTTCTATGTATTGAAGAAGATAttggagaaaacctaaaaatatcaaattggaaAGCGATGCAGAACGCAATTTTTTAGGCTATTGGTGATGTTAAGGCGGTTTATGAAGAAACATTGCATTGACAAGATAAGATATTCCACAATCACATAGTATGGCTTAagagattggattcgaagactctGCAGCTTCCCGGCCCGGAGCGTTTGTGTCTATATTCTCTCTTCATGACCCATCCTCTTGTTGTCATTTTTGACTGTTTTGACCATGTTAAACAAAAAGCTGCTACAATTCCCAATTTTACCAAGGCCGGAAATATAGAGCGCATTGTTCGTATCTTTTCTTATAAGCAGAATTTCAGTCTAACAGTATTcaagtaagtttatttttaaagccgATAAAACATACACAGTTTTAAACAGAACTTACTTGATAACTAATAACTGAAATACAGTTCCAAgtgtcattttcaaaaaaaaaaattaagacgtTAACGCCAGcactgatatgatcacaagtttgattctcttcATTCTAACTGTAAGGATGTTAGTAGggttaaaaaagtaaatgtctGTTACCTTAAAGCTAATTCTACAGacgaaagccggaaaaagtctAAGCAAGCCAGGAGGGCATGCAGCtctctaaaaataattaaattgggtggctcaacagtccttttgagaactaggacctagtgactgacaactctcaaccattcctgtgtgcgagtactgttgtcagggatggaagggacccacagttttttaaactgaatccgaacagcaaatttgagaaaacacttttcatgacaagaattactcttggagaatttgtcaattcctctcgagaggcagtacccgtaaaaaactttaggtggcacagacagggatcgaacccaagaccatGCCACACGGGTACTGCACCTGCAACTCTCACAtgacaaaagtaaaaaatactgcaatgtcccaaattCAGTacacatttttggtcattcgtaaaaaagcTGAGAAATTCCTCCTCTTCTTTTTCTCTTGATCTCTACACTTTTTGTCATTGACGCTCCTCTAGTTGGATCTATTAAGAAAGCTTTTATGTTTGCATGGTAGTTCTGAAGGCTGAAAATTCAGTTCTTAAGGACATTATTGATTTTATGGACCAGGGCcctaaaagatctcaacatacttAAATCTGCTGGCCCGGATAGCAATCCTTTAATTATTCTGGAGAAGCGTTCCTCCATTCTACCAAAGCCCTTGCGGAAGGTTTCCTATCCATCCTGTTTTTCTTGACTTGTTTTGGGTTGAACAGAATTAGTTCAGCAATAAcgccccaaaaaaggcgaatcttcatAATCTCAATCAATCAAATCCGCTGAACCAGTTCGTATCCCCGCTATTaatctgaagaggtgttcttccacgctagcagaaccactgcgtaagcttttccatctatcctattcttttgggttcgttccgagtagttggaaaactgtatttgttcagccaatcccccaataaaaggtgaatcttcttctcccacaaattatcgaccaatagcactaacgtcccttctttccaaggtcatggaaacgctgattaattttaagctaaagaaaaatcttgaggaacggaagcttcttaatgaccgacagtacggctttcgtagcaataggtccgctggtgatctcatggttcatcttactgaacaatggaacaaatctttacatcgttttgaagaaagtaagattattgcacttgatatttcaaaggcatttgatagggtttggcaccaagctctcttattgaaaatgagtgcttttggtattgatgaatgcCTTCTTGGTTGGACTAgacattttctttcgaaccgttcaatacaagttgttttggatggattcaagtctgaaattcataaaataaatgctggtgtaccccagggctccgttttgtctccgaacattttccttatttttataaatgatctcctgtctgctacttctaatccaatacattgtttcgctgacgatagcactccggcttttcatattcgtttccagactcacaaccctcctcttcggatgtggatgtggcaaaatataataagctcattaaattctgacctacacagcattgtacaatgggaatAAAAAACagagtggaatttaatgcttcgaaaacccaatgctgtcttgtatcgtttaagcgagatatatcctgtttgccactatccatgagtggcatttgcatcaacgaaactgaaaatctcgaAATCCTCGGAATGgtcatcagcaaccaccttttgtggagcgatcacatacgcgatgtcaccaaaaatgcctATGCCCTTGCGCATCCCTAtcctaaaagtttaaaaacaataatcgtgcttctaggaatgccttTCTGTTGAACCTTAAGTCCAACTTCGGcagtactatgaagtacagagactGGTCTTTTAGCCAAACTATACGAATGTGGAAAGCCTTACCACGCTCAATTTTCCCTGGCATAGCAATGTTCAAGGATTCAAAAACACGAACCAATATATTGGTAATAAATTAAAACGATTTGCAAAATAAGTCTATTCATAATAAAATGGGCAACCGAACTGatcataaatcaagtgacagctgtcaaaaataccaattacgaaaaaagtattgctagaaaaaaaaacaccagttGCGTTCATGCACTACTCATTATAAAAACCAGCTTAGATACGGTAAAATAgaaattgttaacaaatttttaattgaaaaaagtgcGTTTACAACCCGGAGTCCTAATTGGTAGACAATATTTTTCCCTAAATGTTACCTGAAACcattatgtttaaaaacaataatggacATCTATTCATaggcttgttttattttaaagctctATAGCTACCGctgagtcacgtagagcgcatgaaaaccaatggtCCGACCCAGAATGTCTTTGAATCCACGTAGAGGAAAgtgtggaaggtgacctcacccatcTTAGAGTGCGCAAATGGAGACATCAAGGTAAGGACCGAGCCAGATGAAAAAGCTTGTTGGATTGTATCGGAATCTTAAGCAaataaggaaaaagaaaaggCTGGTGTTCAACGAgtcatttttattaagaaattccTTTCTGTTCTGCTCTTTTCTCTGCGCGCATACAATCAGTTTATCggtttatcattttatttaatattaattattaaaaatatatataagtataaataacataaaaacaaagttcTGTATATgcacaatattttgtaattagtttttttttgtgtttatattaaaatttttaatttttaattagtttacaGCCTTAGGTATAATCGATAGATCCAAATATTCGCTCATATTTGTCAGCACTCCCGGATAGACTGTATTCATTAGATATTGATAACCCATATCACCTAATTGCGAACGCATGCTATTCAATTGCCAGCCCACGTAGTCTTTGAGGACTATTGTGTGGACGGGATCCTTTAGCGATAGCTGACGACAACGATCGTAGTGGTGGGCTTGATTTTCTCCATCACTTATGCCTCCCAAGAATGCTCCAAACCCGCTGCCATCATTGCTAGCTATGTCCAAATCGTTTTCATCTTGAAATACCAGACAGTCGTAGTACTTGCGTCCGCCTTCACTCTTCGCATCCTCCTCCTTCATAACATCGGACAGAACCTCGGAGATATTTTGCATTGAAGCTGGAAAGCGCTCGTGTATGGCTACATTGTTCACGGTAAATAGAGATGCCAGAGCGAGACTGAGAAGTTTCCTCTTCTCTAGCTCGGAGACTAGTGGCATCTTAGCGTTCCAAACGTCAATAATAGTTTCCAAAGAATTGGGTAGGCTGAGTTTCAGAATGACGTCAGAGAATACACTCTGATTGATGATGAGAACTCGGGCCACTATCGTAAGATAGGTGCTCATTACCATTGGGAATTCCTTATTGTCGTAGATTTGTCGGAAAATATGGGGAAGCACTGGTTCGAGAATGTCCAAACCATACGCCGAATCTGCCTTCAACATCGTCTCGAACACCTTCATTATGACGACGATGCCCTCGGGTCGAATATCATCCAACATACGTGAACACAAGTCGACAAATTGCTTGCCGTAGCGTTCTAGGAATGCACGCGGACAAAGGAGTATATAAGCTTGAATGATGAACAGTATCGTGCGGAAATTCTCCGACGAACCTTCGATTATAGGAAGTAGGTTCTTGCAGATGTCTAAGAGCTGCGGAGTTATGACTGTGCTGTTCTCCATCACGGATAACCAAAGAGAGAGACCCTCCTCCATGAGATAAATATGTGAGGGTTCCTTGATATCAGTGCTCAATCCAATCACGACATATAGGAAGGGTTTCATTGGCTCGGGAGTTTCGTGGAGAGCTTTGATAATCTGTTGAAGAGTACAAATGATCGAACACCTTAGCATGCTGTGATCCTCGCTGTCTGTCCACAGAACTGGAAGGTATGCAATGAGGTTATCGGCCTGCGATTGAACATGGTCGCTCATCTTCTCCACGATTCCGTTGATAATCGATAGAACATTCATTTTGGTATCACATTCCTTGGACTCGGTTAGCAGCACAAACAAAGCGGAGAAGGTTTGCTCCAAATAGGGATTAAAGGGATCCGGTTCGAACTCAAAACTGTTGATCAAAGCCGCTAGGGTTTTCGATGACTCCAAACGAATGGACATGTCTTCTGCGGGTCGAAGTAGATGCAAGCAGGCTTCATACGCCACTGTGCGTAAATCTCGGGAGAATTTCACTGCTGCCCATTGTGCTGTCAGCCAGATGGCCCTTCGTCTCAGGATCCTAAAATTGTCGGAATCGATTTTAATCTCAGCCAAAAGCTGATTCGTGAACCACATATCAAAGTCGATCTCGTCGAAGAGATTGAAGGAAGCAAGTCCAGCTGCATAGTAGATGGCATCTTTAAGTAGAATATCCTCGAGGTCTGATTGAGGAGTCAGATTGATTTGTTGAGCTTTGCGGATGTACTTCAGCGTTTCTGTGGTCATGTCTGTGCGGAATATATTCATTACGGTTAAAAAGAGCCTCTCCACAGAGGGTCGCAGCGAGTACTTCCAACTATCGCCACCGGCGTCGTCTTGTGAGAATGACTCTGCATCTTCAACCCATAGTTCTAACTCAGCTTGAGTTAACAGGAAATAATGAGTGACTATTTTCTCGCAAATATAACAAATTCGCTCCGAAGTAAAGAACTCCGACAAAGGCACTGGACTCTCTTCTGTGGGCAGACTATCTTTCAATTTGTCACTATACAAATTGCATAGTAAAATGcctttcattaaatttatgcaGTGAATAGTAAATTGGGGGAAATTAACAACATTTCCATCGTCAAACACGAGAACGGTGCCTTCATGGAAAACATAGTTGAAGGAAAATTCCAGCGCTGGCGATACAAATCGCAAAAATGCCGCCGGATGATGTTCAAGAAACTCATTTAGAGTTTTAACTTGTTTTAGGATGAACTTTTCCAGCAGTTCAATTAATTTGTCGGCTGCATTGAGGCGCTGAAGCTGGTAACGCCATTCTAGGCATTGTTTTAGTCTTCCGAAAAttatctgtaaataaaaaaaaaagttgtagttGTTTTAAGTTGCATCTTTAGCAAATTTcataatagtttttgtttgacGCCTTTTAGAGGTCTAGTTTAAGGCTGAAAGAAATATGCATCGACGTAATTGTCTTTAGCGTAAAGTGATATATAAGAATATTTAGTAATAAATTCTATATCGTTAATGGTAAGGATATAAAGGGAAGGACCTAAGTGCCTACCATGGGGTACGCCCCATAGGAGTAGGAGAGAGCGGGAAGTACGAAAAATCCATTTCAACAAAATCGGTTTAAAGGCAAGACTAGAAGGGTTAAGGAGTATTAGTCAATAGAATATTTTGTCAAAGGTCTTGCTAAAAGGGTTAAGGAGTATTAGTCAATAGAATATTTTGTCAAAGGTCTTGCTAAAATTTGTGGAGGTAAGGACTCAGAAAATAGAAAGAATAAAGCATATAAAgcttataaaacaacaaaagataatCTGGGCCTTAAGCAGAAATACATTTAGTGCCACCTTGAATATGACTGTCTCAATAgctttcttttaataattttattctctCTGCtgattcaaaaattagaaaagattTGTAACACTtctggaaatttataaatattaaaacaaggTCTCTAGGGATTCCAAACTGTATGAAGTAGTCCAATTGTTTATCTAGTGATATGAACGTTATATGCGATTTATTTGCCGATTATTTTAAATCGGTTTATTTgccttcttcttatttttcgcCATCTTATGCTATTGATATTGGAAGTATAGACTTTactgtttttgatgtttttgaagcTCTAGGCAGTCTTGATGTAAATAAAAGTGCTGGGCCAGATAACATAGCCCCTGTTGCACTAAAAAACTGCGCCGTTTCTTTGGCATTACCGCTCAGTTGATTTTCAATAAGTCTTTAAAAAGTGCCCAGTTTTTGGACTGTTGGAAGATCTCTTATATAACTCCAATATTTAAGTCTGGCTCGAAGAAAAATGTGACATATAGGCCTATCTGCAAATTATTATTGatcagaaaaatatatttttttgttaaggatttaATATCCGAATACCAACATGATTTTGTTTCTGGAAGATCTACTGCTACAAACCTTTCATTGCTATGCGATTCTGTACTTTGCGGGTTCGAAAATGGTTTACAGACTTATATTATCTTtacagattttgcaaaagctaatttttaagctttcaaaactTGGTTTCCATTATATATTGCACTTGTTAGATCGGTACTGGAATATTGCACATAGTTGGAATCCCTATTATATCACTCATTTTTctagaatagaaaaaatacaaaaaaggtttACTAGGTATGCTTTCTATAATTAAATTGGAATATGGAAGTACCACCTTATCCATCTAGATGCCtgtttattgaaattcaaaCGCTTGAGgttaggtaggttaggttatagtggctgtccaagatggaaacggacacacttaggccagtttaatagcctattgtgataccacatgaatcttgaggcttcctcctaagctcaatggaactagcttgagtcccttacgaaacgtgagaggctgcttatactgatatgatttagatcattaaagaagaattctcctaggtaattctggcagagaagatgaagaaccatttcttcctcttcctcatccatacagcttctgcaaaagtcatatgagaatacgcctagtctcgaggcgtgctttcctattagacagcgtccggttatgacacctattaacgagcttatatgcgatctgcttagagagagcaagcaccttgaactttttaaatccagtgttggccagatgtttcttgtgacttgacacgtggtgatgttgttccatctggtgcctgccctcctcacagcgtcttgcattagcagcagtttacaagtagcgattggtatgccagtacttgccaaacgtggtaggttgggctgtactgtaccgttcctggcgagttcatctgccttattccttacctggaatgtctctatggcccggcacccagcaaaggtgaatattaaactgttgcgccatctttattagagatgatcgacagttatgaactgttatagagtttgtagagacagagtccagagatttgatagcggccttgcttcctttatcgccaaaagttccgcctggaacacgctacaatgattgggaaggcggaaagagggacttaatttcagtcgttcagagtacacacctccaccaaccccttcttttgtttttgacccatctgtgtaaaaatggatcgactcatcctccaagaatgtcctatccccTTAAAGacatctggtaggtatagaaatctggaagttcctgtcgaattgtagttgggggatggtgtagtctatgTGCtgtggaattgattctaagtaccttagaataacggagtggccaatgttgttgttagtccactgcgacgaagctttgaggcgaatagcagagcttgcagctatttgtttgctaaatatgtcaagaggtgttaggtagaggaAGGTGTCAGTGCCGCTGACgcgacggggtcgtgcgaagcgatccgcttatatatataggcaagctgaacgttggactttatttagcttatccctgtttatacctttctctaaagcagtccaccatactgccacaccgtacgtttaaatcggtctgattagctatgtgtatagccaatgtgtgagtctgggttgtaaaccccatttattaccaatagcttttttgcaagaaaagagagctactgtagcttttttgactcttccctgtacgttgcgtttccaatttagtaaggacaacatatttttcaataatgtttgtaAAAGATTTAATAAGCAATCGTatcaaatgttcttttttgttagaACGAATACTTATCTACTTTCCATCAAGGATTCTCCGCTCCAATTTTCATTTGCGAGAGCCTTTTCATATAAGAAATTATAGTAGAACGAATTCTATTGTTAaggttatagatattttttctaatatttcaaaagatgttcttaaaaaaaatgtatggctGCTTTGGTTTCGCAATCTGTTTTGTAATTAAGATgtatctattattatttttgtacatatacttatatttaaataaattattatattaacttGTTGAAGTAGTCTGTAAGAGTTGTACTCTGTTTGATGAaattaactaaactaaactaagaaAATCCAagaaagttttgagaaagcTTGGTCTTATCATTTGATTAGTCTTTCAACAAGACATTGATCCTAAGCACACTGCTTTCCAAACTCGTGAGTGGTTGCTCTGTAATGCTCCAAAGGCAACTTTAAACTCCACCGCAATCTCCTGAGGCTAAGCCCATGTAAAATGTATGGAATCATTCAAGACAAACATAGACAAAACACAAGATTTCTTCAAAATCAGACTCtaacataaatataatataatataaaatttaattcaagtttctagcgttattagttcatgagatatttatttttttatttattacaataacttcctatgggaagttaaaaatagtctCTTGGTTTGGAAGCAATGGAGGAAAAAAAAAAGGCCCATGGGTTTCCTATTCAAGTGGCGAGGAGTGTGTATATGGGATAACcttgttgaaaatgaaaaactattacTGAATACGTTCATCAAACTATGTAAACATTGTAACACGACAACTTATGAATTCTGTCAAATAAACTCATTCTAATTTATAATCTACTCCGCGTTGCACTTTTCTTAACAAACCTGATACGTCGAATTACcaaaagaacttaaaaagaaCATTAAGGACTTTTATGAAGAATTGCAAAAAACTGTTATAAAGTATGCTAAAAACTATCTCTTAAATACCTCGGCATCTTGAAGAAGCTGAGAACTGACAGGATATGCAAATAAGTAGTAAATATGAAGTGTCTAATTATGTGTGAGGTTCTTAATTATAGAGCTACTTTTGcttgttttgtattaatttgctGCTTAatgacttaatttatttatcataaaaACGTGTTTAACCCTAGTTTACGGCACGAAAAATAATGCTATAAAACTTTGGGCTCGCACGAGCCCCAACATTTGTATGCACATCTTATTGTTCATTATGCAAGATG
It encodes:
- the LOC129938754 gene encoding importin-11, whose protein sequence is MESSPEIMVLQALKAATDQNVDLVKKAEQKLSEWEQQPGFFPTLMRILRNQQFDINVRWMAAVYLKNGVNRYWRKGIKNELPAADKSEIRQSLLENFCEPVPQVATQIALLIAQIARLDYPREWPDLVPVLLKNIQTTDSLQQQRVLLIFHHVIKALMSRRMMAERKMFEELTANIYEYIYDLWDGFSNLFIHSLENSQPEEAFVHMEKALLTLRTLRKLTISGYSKPQLSPRCMQFLQIIFGRLKQCLEWRYQLQRLNAADKLIELLEKFILKQVKTLNEFLEHHPAAFLRFVSPALEFSFNYVFHEGTVLVFDDGNVVNFPQFTIHCINLMKGILLCNLYSDKLKDSLPTEESPVPLSEFFTSERICYICEKIVTHYFLLTQAELELWVEDAESFSQDDAGGDSWKYSLRPSVERLFLTVMNIFRTDMTTETLKYIRKAQQINLTPQSDLEDILLKDAIYYAAGLASFNLFDEIDFDMWFTNQLLAEIKIDSDNFRILRRRAIWLTAQWAAVKFSRDLRTVAYEACLHLLRPAEDMSIRLESSKTLAALINSFEFEPDPFNPYLEQTFSALFVLLTESKECDTKMNVLSIINGIVEKMSDHVQSQADNLIAYLPVLWTDSEDHSMLRCSIICTLQQIIKALHETPEPMKPFLYVVIGLSTDIKEPSHIYLMEEGLSLWLSVMENSTVITPQLLDICKNLLPIIEGSSENFRTILFIIQAYILLCPRAFLERYGKQFVDLCSRMLDDIRPEGIVVIMKVFETMLKADSAYGLDILEPVLPHIFRQIYDNKEFPMVMSTYLTIVARVLIINQSVFSDVILKLSLPNSLETIIDVWNAKMPLVSELEKRKLLSLALASLFTVNNVAIHERFPASMQNISEVLSDVMKEEDAKSEGGRKYYDCLVFQDENDLDIASNDGSGFGAFLGGISDGENQAHHYDRCRQLSLKDPVHTIVLKDYVGWQLNSMRSQLGDMGYQYLMNTVYPGVLTNMSEYLDLSIIPKAVN